The proteins below come from a single Isoptericola dokdonensis DS-3 genomic window:
- a CDS encoding type II 3-dehydroquinate dehydratase: MAEAPHVLVLNGPNLGRLGVREPEIYGHASMADLAREAAGWGDELGLTVDVRQTDDESQLVGWLHEAVDARAHVVLNPAAFTHYSYALRDAAAQVTTSGLLLVEVHLSNPAARESFRHYSVVAGIATGTVAGFGFDSYRLALHALAHKLSA, from the coding sequence ATGGCTGAAGCACCCCACGTCCTCGTCCTCAACGGCCCCAACCTGGGGCGGCTCGGCGTCCGCGAGCCGGAGATCTACGGTCACGCATCGATGGCGGACCTCGCCCGGGAGGCCGCCGGCTGGGGCGACGAGCTCGGCCTGACGGTCGACGTGCGCCAGACGGACGACGAGTCGCAGCTCGTGGGCTGGCTGCACGAGGCCGTGGACGCCCGCGCGCACGTCGTGCTCAACCCCGCAGCCTTCACCCACTACAGCTACGCGCTGCGGGACGCCGCCGCGCAGGTCACGACCTCCGGCCTGCTGCTCGTCGAGGTGCACCTGTCGAACCCCGCGGCACGGGAGTCGTTCCGGCACTACTCGGTGGTGGCGGGCATCGCGACGGGCACGGTGGCGGGGTTCGGCTTCGACTCGTACCGCCTGGCCCTCCACGCGCTGGCGCACAAGCTCTCGGCCTAG
- a CDS encoding iron chaperone — MGDVTDYVASLTGADHDLVAGVYARARELVPDVTEGRSYGMPALRYRGRPLLSAMSTARHVGLYPFSPGALERSADVLAGLRTTKGSVALDRSAPLPVDVVDRLVIERRDEIDAAEG, encoded by the coding sequence ATGGGAGACGTCACCGACTACGTCGCATCGCTCACCGGCGCCGACCACGACCTGGTCGCGGGCGTCTACGCCCGCGCCCGGGAGCTCGTGCCCGACGTGACGGAGGGCCGCAGCTACGGCATGCCCGCCCTGCGGTACCGCGGCCGGCCGCTGCTCAGCGCGATGTCCACCGCCCGGCACGTCGGCCTCTACCCGTTCAGCCCGGGCGCCCTGGAGCGGTCGGCCGACGTGCTGGCGGGTCTGCGCACGACGAAGGGCTCGGTCGCGCTGGACCGCTCCGCCCCGCTGCCCGTCGACGTGGTCGACCGCCTCGTGATCGAGCGCCGGGACGAGATCGACGCCGCCGAGGGGTGA